CCGCCTACTCGGCATCCAAAGGCGGCGTTGTCGGCATGACCCTGCCGATCGCCCGCGACCTCAGCCGCGATTTCATCCGCGTCAACACGATCCTGCCGGGCATCTTCAACACGCCGCTGCTGGCCGCCGCGCCGGAGCCCGTGAAAGCCGCCCTCGGCGCGCAGGTTCCGCACCCCGCCCGTCTCGGCAATCCGGAAGAGTATGCCTCGCTGGCCGTCGAGATGTGCCGCAACGGCTACTTCAACGGCGAAGACGTCCGCCTCGATGGCGCCATCCGCATGGCGCCGCGCTAAGCGTTTGCGCATCCCGGAATGATCAAGGCCGGCCCTGCGGGGCCGGCCTTTTTTGTCAGGCTTTCGCCGGCATGAACCGGCTGTTGCGCAGCAGCAGCGCCGAGACGAGCGACACCAGCAAGCCGACAGGCAGGATTTCCGTGAAGGTGATCGGCATCCGGAAAAGCGGGTTTTCGTACATTTCGACAAACTCCTGCGCCTTTGCCGTCTCGGCCGCGATTTCCGCTTCGCTGGCGCCGCGGGCCTTGGCGGCCTCTATCAGGTGCTCCGTGTAGAAGGCGCCGAAATCCATGCCCGTGACCGCAAGGGTCACCTCCCACGCCACAACGTAGAAGACCCCCGCAACGGCGCTGATACCCAAACCCATCAGGAAGGCGGGCAGGAACTTGATGACGCCGCCGTTGGCGACATCCCGCTGGCGTTTAACGGCGAGAAAAATAATGCTGAGCGCGACCAGCATGGTCGTGTA
The genomic region above belongs to Acidobacteriota bacterium and contains:
- a CDS encoding DUF4199 domain-containing protein, translated to MLSSILKNGAVAGLIVGVPMVLVAAVFGDKAPTGNAGLLVGYTTMLVALSIIFLAVKRQRDVANGGVIKFLPAFLMGLGISAVAGVFYVVAWEVTLAVTGMDFGAFYTEHLIEAAKARGASEAEIAAETAKAQEFVEMYENPLFRMPITFTEILPVGLLVSLVSALLLRNSRFMPAKA